Proteins encoded together in one Acipenser ruthenus chromosome 22, fAciRut3.2 maternal haplotype, whole genome shotgun sequence window:
- the LOC117413436 gene encoding bromodomain-containing protein 8-like isoform X2, with product MQLPEHKLTSTGPTEPWSIREKLCLASSVMRSGDQNWVSVSRAIKPFAEPGRPPDWFSQKHCASQYSELLETTETPKRKRGEKGEVVETVEDVIVRKLTAERIEELKKLIKETQEKHRKLKKEAELIQLGHLDNKVEEIWNDIVTKKQQDEEEAEMKKAATDAAYQVRQAAKNTPKRLPSVTVRSPMGSNSPGMDYPMADTPQPAADEGNASVAPGAPAVPAAAPIFMPAPETPAPPSTAPANLEANLSSLMEDSPQKKHLGQKATPPPSPLLSELLKKGSLLPTSPRLVGETEVQMSAGHSANAGVHMELGGMVPGVHSAEVQMAPTAIPASPAATGAPTLSRLLEAGPVQFTSSLASFSSVSSEPACAVAKPTAQLPLPAQPSSEPACQPPATEPPPTASEAAVKPALESSSEQAVLAETPSLVPSALSSECVPCPAVRGTAGEPKGDLGVDEDLVAVSYMGDELDLETVGDIIAIIEEKVDDNSEALDAAAVEAALSLCEEAADSQALSGPWEQPFKPEQDRLQLPESTATPPQDCVKNSKTPVTESVEIKKEMIEEELGRESSVPITVPDPHPTSQNSESPATTAPEFTIKTEPGFSAVENGLDMTARSEASPVAHSSPSNIKCESEESSQQDCPDSIQDENGPSCKAHLKDLTEEDGCSEEASVDEPKEEESGEAYLSEMENEPPISESDDGYSIHNAPLQMHTLPESIPSSPASSQFSVCSEDQEAIQAQKIWKKAIMLVWRAAANHRYANVFLQPVTDDIAPGYHSIVHRPMDLSTIKKNIENGLIRTTAEFQRDIMLMFQNAVMYNSSDHDVYHMAVEMQRDVLEQIQQFLATQLIMQTSESGISAKSLRGRDSTRKQDSSDKDSVPMGSPAFLLSLFDGGTRGRRCAIEADMKMKK from the exons ATGCAACTTCCTG agCACAAGCTGACGAGCACGGGTCCGACAGAGCCATGGTCCATCAGAGAAAAGCTGTGCCTAGCCTCGTCGGTAATGAGGAGTGGAGACCAGAACTG GGTTTCGGTTAGCAGAGCCATCAAACCGTTTGCAGAGCCAGGCAGGCCTCCAGACTGGTTCTCACAGAAG CATTGTGCATCCCAGTATTCTGAGCTCCTAGAAACAACGGAGACCCCAAA GCGGAAGCGTGGTGAGAAAGGAGAGGTTGTGGAGACTGTGGAGGACGTGATCGTTCGGAAACTGACAGCAGAGAGGATTGAAGAGCTGAAGAAACTGATTAAAGAGACTCAGGAAAAACACAG GAAACTGAAGAAAGAAGCAGAGCTGATTCAACTTGGTCATCTGGACAACAAAGTAGAAGAAATCTGGAATGACATTGTCAC GAAGAAGCAGCAGGATGAGGAAGAGGCTGAGATGAAGAAGGCGGCGACTGATGCTGCATACCAGG TCCGACAGGCTGCCAAGAACACCCCAAAGAGACTGCCAAGCGTGACGGTGCGTTCACCAATGGGATCCAACTCTCCTGGAATGGACTACCCCATGGCTGACACCCCTCAGCCAGCCGCAGACGAGGGCAACGCCAGT GTAGCTCCAGGAGCTCCAGCGGTCCCTGCAGCTGCCCCAATCTTCATGCCCGCCCCAGAGACTCCCGCCCCCCCCAGCACAGCCCCCGCAAACCTGGAGGCCAACCTGAGCTCTCTGATGGAGGACTCGCCCCAAAAAAAACATCTGGGGCAGAAggccaccccacccccctccccactGCTGTCTGAGCTGCTGAAGAAAGGCAGCCTCCTGCCTACTAGCCCCCGCCTG GTCGGTGAGACAGAGGTGCAGATGTCTGCAGGTCACAGTGCCAATGCAGGTGTGCACATGGAGCTGGGTGGCATGGTTCCAGGTGTGCACAGTGCAGAGGTACAGATGGCCCCTACAGCCATCCCTGCATCGCCTGCAGCCACAG GGGCCCCCACGCTCTCCCGGCTTTTAGAGGCAGGCCCTGTGCAGTTCACCTCGTCTCTCGCTTCCTTCTCCTCTGTCAGCAGCGAGCCTGCCTGTGCCGTCGCTAAACCTACCGCACAGCTGCCTCTGCCAGCACAGCCCTCCTCAGAGCCTGCCTGCCAGCCTCCCGCCACGGAGCCCCCGCCCACAG CTAGTGAGGCTGCTGTGAAGCCGGCCTTGGAGAGCTCCAGTGAGCAGGCTGTGCTGGCGGAGACCCCCTCCTTAGTGCCAAGTGCTCTGAGCAGCGAGTGTGTGCCCTGCCCTGCTGTCAGGGGTACGGCCGGGGAGCCGAAGGGGGACCTGGGGGTGGACGAGGACCTGGTTGCCGTGTCCTACATGGGGGACGAGCTGGACCTCGAGACCGTGGGAGACATTATTGCCATCATCGAAGAGAAG GTGGATGATAACTCTGAGGCTCTGGATGCAGCAGCGGTGGAGGCAGCCCTGTCTCTGTGCGAGGAAGCCGCTGATTCACAGGCGCTGTCTGGGCCCTGGGAGCAGCCCTTCAAGCCAGAGCAGGACAGGCTACAGCTGCCAGAGAGCACCGCAACACCCCCTCAGGACTGTGTGAAGAATAGCAAAACCCCGGTCACTGAAAGTGTGGAGATAAAGAAGGAGATGATTGAGGAGGAGCTAGGGAGAGAGAGCAGCGTCCCCATCACAGTCCCTGACCCCCACCCAACATCCCAGAACTCTGAGTCTCCTGCAACCACTGCACCAGAGTTCACCATCAAAACTGAGCCCGGTTTCAGTGCTGTAGAGAATGGATTGGACATGACGGCAAGGTCCGAG GCCTCCCCAGTTGCCCATTCCTCCCCATCGAACATCAAGTGTGAGAGCGAGGAGTCGTCTCAGCAGGACTGCCCAG ATTCAATACAAGATGAGAATGGACCATCTTGTAAAGCACACCTTAAG GACCTGACGGAGGAGGATGGCTGCAGTGAGGAGGCCAGTGTGGACGAGCCTAAGGAGGAGGAGTCTGGAGAGGCGTACTTGTCTGAAATGGAGAACGAGCCACCAATCAGCGAGAGCGATGACGGCTACAGCATCCACAATGCACCGCTGCAGATGCACACACTACCCGAGTCCATCCCCAGCAGCCCCGCCTCATCACAGTT CTCAGTGTGCAGTGAGGACCAGGAAGCTATTCAGGCCCAGAAGATCTGGAAGAAGGCCATCATGCTGGTGTGGAGAGCGGCTGCTAATCATAG atATGCAAATGTATTCCTGCAGCCTGTAACAGATGACATTGCCCCAGGATATCACAGCATAGTGCACAG GCCGATGGATCTCTCCACCATCAAGAAGAACATTGAGAACGGTCTGATACGTACCACAGCAGAGTTCCAGAGAGACATCATGTTGATGTTCCAGAATGCCGTGATGTACAACAGTTCCGATCACGACGTCTACCACATGGCTGTGGAGATGCAGAGAGACGTCCTGGAACAGATACAG CAATTTCTGGCAACCCAGCTGATCATGCAGACGTCTGAGTCTGGCATCAGCGCGAAGAGCCTGCGAGGGAGAGACTCCACCCGCAAACAGGACTCCTCGGACAAG GACAGTGTCCCCATGGGCTCTCCTgccttccttctctctctcttt GACGGCGGGACAAGGGGTCGCCGGTGTGCAATTGAAGCAGACATGAAAATGAAGAAATGA
- the LOC117413436 gene encoding bromodomain-containing protein 8-like isoform X7, translated as MRSGDQNWVSVSRAIKPFAEPGRPPDWFSQKHCASQYSELLETTETPKRKRGEKGEVVETVEDVIVRKLTAERIEELKKLIKETQEKHRKLKKEAELIQLGHLDNKVEEIWNDIVTKKQQDEEEAEMKKAATDAAYQVRQAAKNTPKRLPSVTVRSPMGSNSPGMDYPMADTPQPAADEGNASVAPGAPAVPAAAPIFMPAPETPAPPSTAPANLEANLSSLMEDSPQKKHLGQKATPPPSPLLSELLKKGSLLPTSPRLVGETEVQMSAGHSANAGVHMELGGMVPGVHSAEVQMAPTAIPASPAATGAPTLSRLLEAGPVQFTSSLASFSSVSSEPACAVAKPTAQLPLPAQPSSEPACQPPATEPPPTASEAAVKPALESSSEQAVLAETPSLVPSALSSECVPCPAVRGTAGEPKGDLGVDEDLVAVSYMGDELDLETVGDIIAIIEEKVDDNSEALDAAAVEAALSLCEEAADSQALSGPWEQPFKPEQDRLQLPESTATPPQDCVKNSKTPVTESVEIKKEMIEEELGRESSVPITVPDPHPTSQNSESPATTAPEFTIKTEPGFSAVENGLDMTARSEASPVAHSSPSNIKCESEESSQQDCPDSIQDENGPSCKAHLKDLTEEDGCSEEASVDEPKEEESGEAYLSEMENEPPISESDDGYSIHNAPLQMHTLPESIPSSPASSQFSVCSEDQEAIQAQKIWKKAIMLVWRAAANHRYANVFLQPVTDDIAPGYHSIVHRPMDLSTIKKNIENGLIRTTAEFQRDIMLMFQNAVMYNSSDHDVYHMAVEMQRDVLEQIQQFLATQLIMQTSESGISAKSLRGRDSTRKQDSSDKDSVPMGSPAFLLSLFDGGTRGRRCAIEADMKMKK; from the exons ATGAGGAGTGGAGACCAGAACTG GGTTTCGGTTAGCAGAGCCATCAAACCGTTTGCAGAGCCAGGCAGGCCTCCAGACTGGTTCTCACAGAAG CATTGTGCATCCCAGTATTCTGAGCTCCTAGAAACAACGGAGACCCCAAA GCGGAAGCGTGGTGAGAAAGGAGAGGTTGTGGAGACTGTGGAGGACGTGATCGTTCGGAAACTGACAGCAGAGAGGATTGAAGAGCTGAAGAAACTGATTAAAGAGACTCAGGAAAAACACAG GAAACTGAAGAAAGAAGCAGAGCTGATTCAACTTGGTCATCTGGACAACAAAGTAGAAGAAATCTGGAATGACATTGTCAC GAAGAAGCAGCAGGATGAGGAAGAGGCTGAGATGAAGAAGGCGGCGACTGATGCTGCATACCAGG TCCGACAGGCTGCCAAGAACACCCCAAAGAGACTGCCAAGCGTGACGGTGCGTTCACCAATGGGATCCAACTCTCCTGGAATGGACTACCCCATGGCTGACACCCCTCAGCCAGCCGCAGACGAGGGCAACGCCAGT GTAGCTCCAGGAGCTCCAGCGGTCCCTGCAGCTGCCCCAATCTTCATGCCCGCCCCAGAGACTCCCGCCCCCCCCAGCACAGCCCCCGCAAACCTGGAGGCCAACCTGAGCTCTCTGATGGAGGACTCGCCCCAAAAAAAACATCTGGGGCAGAAggccaccccacccccctccccactGCTGTCTGAGCTGCTGAAGAAAGGCAGCCTCCTGCCTACTAGCCCCCGCCTG GTCGGTGAGACAGAGGTGCAGATGTCTGCAGGTCACAGTGCCAATGCAGGTGTGCACATGGAGCTGGGTGGCATGGTTCCAGGTGTGCACAGTGCAGAGGTACAGATGGCCCCTACAGCCATCCCTGCATCGCCTGCAGCCACAG GGGCCCCCACGCTCTCCCGGCTTTTAGAGGCAGGCCCTGTGCAGTTCACCTCGTCTCTCGCTTCCTTCTCCTCTGTCAGCAGCGAGCCTGCCTGTGCCGTCGCTAAACCTACCGCACAGCTGCCTCTGCCAGCACAGCCCTCCTCAGAGCCTGCCTGCCAGCCTCCCGCCACGGAGCCCCCGCCCACAG CTAGTGAGGCTGCTGTGAAGCCGGCCTTGGAGAGCTCCAGTGAGCAGGCTGTGCTGGCGGAGACCCCCTCCTTAGTGCCAAGTGCTCTGAGCAGCGAGTGTGTGCCCTGCCCTGCTGTCAGGGGTACGGCCGGGGAGCCGAAGGGGGACCTGGGGGTGGACGAGGACCTGGTTGCCGTGTCCTACATGGGGGACGAGCTGGACCTCGAGACCGTGGGAGACATTATTGCCATCATCGAAGAGAAG GTGGATGATAACTCTGAGGCTCTGGATGCAGCAGCGGTGGAGGCAGCCCTGTCTCTGTGCGAGGAAGCCGCTGATTCACAGGCGCTGTCTGGGCCCTGGGAGCAGCCCTTCAAGCCAGAGCAGGACAGGCTACAGCTGCCAGAGAGCACCGCAACACCCCCTCAGGACTGTGTGAAGAATAGCAAAACCCCGGTCACTGAAAGTGTGGAGATAAAGAAGGAGATGATTGAGGAGGAGCTAGGGAGAGAGAGCAGCGTCCCCATCACAGTCCCTGACCCCCACCCAACATCCCAGAACTCTGAGTCTCCTGCAACCACTGCACCAGAGTTCACCATCAAAACTGAGCCCGGTTTCAGTGCTGTAGAGAATGGATTGGACATGACGGCAAGGTCCGAG GCCTCCCCAGTTGCCCATTCCTCCCCATCGAACATCAAGTGTGAGAGCGAGGAGTCGTCTCAGCAGGACTGCCCAG ATTCAATACAAGATGAGAATGGACCATCTTGTAAAGCACACCTTAAG GACCTGACGGAGGAGGATGGCTGCAGTGAGGAGGCCAGTGTGGACGAGCCTAAGGAGGAGGAGTCTGGAGAGGCGTACTTGTCTGAAATGGAGAACGAGCCACCAATCAGCGAGAGCGATGACGGCTACAGCATCCACAATGCACCGCTGCAGATGCACACACTACCCGAGTCCATCCCCAGCAGCCCCGCCTCATCACAGTT CTCAGTGTGCAGTGAGGACCAGGAAGCTATTCAGGCCCAGAAGATCTGGAAGAAGGCCATCATGCTGGTGTGGAGAGCGGCTGCTAATCATAG atATGCAAATGTATTCCTGCAGCCTGTAACAGATGACATTGCCCCAGGATATCACAGCATAGTGCACAG GCCGATGGATCTCTCCACCATCAAGAAGAACATTGAGAACGGTCTGATACGTACCACAGCAGAGTTCCAGAGAGACATCATGTTGATGTTCCAGAATGCCGTGATGTACAACAGTTCCGATCACGACGTCTACCACATGGCTGTGGAGATGCAGAGAGACGTCCTGGAACAGATACAG CAATTTCTGGCAACCCAGCTGATCATGCAGACGTCTGAGTCTGGCATCAGCGCGAAGAGCCTGCGAGGGAGAGACTCCACCCGCAAACAGGACTCCTCGGACAAG GACAGTGTCCCCATGGGCTCTCCTgccttccttctctctctcttt GACGGCGGGACAAGGGGTCGCCGGTGTGCAATTGAAGCAGACATGAAAATGAAGAAATGA
- the LOC117413436 gene encoding bromodomain-containing protein 8-like isoform X6: MATGVGKHKLTSTGPTEPWSIREKLCLASSVMRSGDQNWVSVSRAIKPFAEPGRPPDWFSQKHCASQYSELLETTETPKRKRGEKGEVVETVEDVIVRKLTAERIEELKKLIKETQEKHRKLKKEAELIQLGHLDNKVEEIWNDIVTKKQQDEEEAEMKKAATDAAYQVRQAAKNTPKRLPSVTVRSPMGSNSPGMDYPMADTPQPAADEGNASVAPGAPAVPAAAPIFMPAPETPAPPSTAPANLEANLSSLMEDSPQKKHLGQKATPPPSPLLSELLKKGSLLPTSPRLVGETEVQMSAGHSANAGVHMELGGMVPGVHSAEVQMAPTAIPASPAATASEAAVKPALESSSEQAVLAETPSLVPSALSSECVPCPAVRGTAGEPKGDLGVDEDLVAVSYMGDELDLETVGDIIAIIEEKVDDNSEALDAAAVEAALSLCEEAADSQALSGPWEQPFKPEQDRLQLPESTATPPQDCVKNSKTPVTESVEIKKEMIEEELGRESSVPITVPDPHPTSQNSESPATTAPEFTIKTEPGFSAVENGLDMTARSEASPVAHSSPSNIKCESEESSQQDCPDSIQDENGPSCKAHLKDLTEEDGCSEEASVDEPKEEESGEAYLSEMENEPPISESDDGYSIHNAPLQMHTLPESIPSSPASSQFSVCSEDQEAIQAQKIWKKAIMLVWRAAANHRYANVFLQPVTDDIAPGYHSIVHRPMDLSTIKKNIENGLIRTTAEFQRDIMLMFQNAVMYNSSDHDVYHMAVEMQRDVLEQIQQFLATQLIMQTSESGISAKSLRGRDSTRKQDSSDKDSVPMGSPAFLLSLFDGGTRGRRCAIEADMKMKK, from the exons ATGGCAACCGGAGTGGGTA agCACAAGCTGACGAGCACGGGTCCGACAGAGCCATGGTCCATCAGAGAAAAGCTGTGCCTAGCCTCGTCGGTAATGAGGAGTGGAGACCAGAACTG GGTTTCGGTTAGCAGAGCCATCAAACCGTTTGCAGAGCCAGGCAGGCCTCCAGACTGGTTCTCACAGAAG CATTGTGCATCCCAGTATTCTGAGCTCCTAGAAACAACGGAGACCCCAAA GCGGAAGCGTGGTGAGAAAGGAGAGGTTGTGGAGACTGTGGAGGACGTGATCGTTCGGAAACTGACAGCAGAGAGGATTGAAGAGCTGAAGAAACTGATTAAAGAGACTCAGGAAAAACACAG GAAACTGAAGAAAGAAGCAGAGCTGATTCAACTTGGTCATCTGGACAACAAAGTAGAAGAAATCTGGAATGACATTGTCAC GAAGAAGCAGCAGGATGAGGAAGAGGCTGAGATGAAGAAGGCGGCGACTGATGCTGCATACCAGG TCCGACAGGCTGCCAAGAACACCCCAAAGAGACTGCCAAGCGTGACGGTGCGTTCACCAATGGGATCCAACTCTCCTGGAATGGACTACCCCATGGCTGACACCCCTCAGCCAGCCGCAGACGAGGGCAACGCCAGT GTAGCTCCAGGAGCTCCAGCGGTCCCTGCAGCTGCCCCAATCTTCATGCCCGCCCCAGAGACTCCCGCCCCCCCCAGCACAGCCCCCGCAAACCTGGAGGCCAACCTGAGCTCTCTGATGGAGGACTCGCCCCAAAAAAAACATCTGGGGCAGAAggccaccccacccccctccccactGCTGTCTGAGCTGCTGAAGAAAGGCAGCCTCCTGCCTACTAGCCCCCGCCTG GTCGGTGAGACAGAGGTGCAGATGTCTGCAGGTCACAGTGCCAATGCAGGTGTGCACATGGAGCTGGGTGGCATGGTTCCAGGTGTGCACAGTGCAGAGGTACAGATGGCCCCTACAGCCATCCCTGCATCGCCTGCAGCCACAG CTAGTGAGGCTGCTGTGAAGCCGGCCTTGGAGAGCTCCAGTGAGCAGGCTGTGCTGGCGGAGACCCCCTCCTTAGTGCCAAGTGCTCTGAGCAGCGAGTGTGTGCCCTGCCCTGCTGTCAGGGGTACGGCCGGGGAGCCGAAGGGGGACCTGGGGGTGGACGAGGACCTGGTTGCCGTGTCCTACATGGGGGACGAGCTGGACCTCGAGACCGTGGGAGACATTATTGCCATCATCGAAGAGAAG GTGGATGATAACTCTGAGGCTCTGGATGCAGCAGCGGTGGAGGCAGCCCTGTCTCTGTGCGAGGAAGCCGCTGATTCACAGGCGCTGTCTGGGCCCTGGGAGCAGCCCTTCAAGCCAGAGCAGGACAGGCTACAGCTGCCAGAGAGCACCGCAACACCCCCTCAGGACTGTGTGAAGAATAGCAAAACCCCGGTCACTGAAAGTGTGGAGATAAAGAAGGAGATGATTGAGGAGGAGCTAGGGAGAGAGAGCAGCGTCCCCATCACAGTCCCTGACCCCCACCCAACATCCCAGAACTCTGAGTCTCCTGCAACCACTGCACCAGAGTTCACCATCAAAACTGAGCCCGGTTTCAGTGCTGTAGAGAATGGATTGGACATGACGGCAAGGTCCGAG GCCTCCCCAGTTGCCCATTCCTCCCCATCGAACATCAAGTGTGAGAGCGAGGAGTCGTCTCAGCAGGACTGCCCAG ATTCAATACAAGATGAGAATGGACCATCTTGTAAAGCACACCTTAAG GACCTGACGGAGGAGGATGGCTGCAGTGAGGAGGCCAGTGTGGACGAGCCTAAGGAGGAGGAGTCTGGAGAGGCGTACTTGTCTGAAATGGAGAACGAGCCACCAATCAGCGAGAGCGATGACGGCTACAGCATCCACAATGCACCGCTGCAGATGCACACACTACCCGAGTCCATCCCCAGCAGCCCCGCCTCATCACAGTT CTCAGTGTGCAGTGAGGACCAGGAAGCTATTCAGGCCCAGAAGATCTGGAAGAAGGCCATCATGCTGGTGTGGAGAGCGGCTGCTAATCATAG atATGCAAATGTATTCCTGCAGCCTGTAACAGATGACATTGCCCCAGGATATCACAGCATAGTGCACAG GCCGATGGATCTCTCCACCATCAAGAAGAACATTGAGAACGGTCTGATACGTACCACAGCAGAGTTCCAGAGAGACATCATGTTGATGTTCCAGAATGCCGTGATGTACAACAGTTCCGATCACGACGTCTACCACATGGCTGTGGAGATGCAGAGAGACGTCCTGGAACAGATACAG CAATTTCTGGCAACCCAGCTGATCATGCAGACGTCTGAGTCTGGCATCAGCGCGAAGAGCCTGCGAGGGAGAGACTCCACCCGCAAACAGGACTCCTCGGACAAG GACAGTGTCCCCATGGGCTCTCCTgccttccttctctctctcttt GACGGCGGGACAAGGGGTCGCCGGTGTGCAATTGAAGCAGACATGAAAATGAAGAAATGA
- the LOC117413436 gene encoding bromodomain-containing protein 8-like isoform X3 gives MATGVGKHKLTSTGPTEPWSIREKLCLASSVMRSGDQNWVSVSRAIKPFAEPGRPPDWFSQKHCASQYSELLETTETPKRKRGEKGEVVETVEDVIVRKLTAERIEELKKLIKETQEKHRKLKKEAELIQLGHLDNKVEEIWNDIVTKKQQDEEEAEMKKAATDAAYQVRQAAKNTPKRLPSVTVRSPMGSNSPGMDYPMADTPQPAADEGNASVAPGAPAVPAAAPIFMPAPETPAPPSTAPANLEANLSSLMEDSPQKKHLGQKATPPPSPLLSELLKKGSLLPTSPRLVGETEVQMSAGHSANAGVHMELGGMVPGVHSAEVQMAPTAIPASPAATGAPTLSRLLEAGPVQFTSSLASFSSVSSEPACAVAKPTAQLPLPAQPSSEPACQPPATEPPPTASEAAVKPALESSSEQAVLAETPSLVPSALSSECVPCPAVRGTAGEPKGDLGVDEDLVAVSYMGDELDLETVGDIIAIIEEKVDDNSEALDAAAVEAALSLCEEAADSQALSGPWEQPFKPEQDRLQLPESTATPPQDCVKNSKTPVTESVEIKKEMIEEELGRESSVPITVPDPHPTSQNSESPATTAPEFTIKTEPGFSAVENGLDMTARSEASPVAHSSPSNIKCESEESSQQDCPDSIQDENGPSCKAHLKDLTEEDGCSEEASVDEPKEEESGEAYLSEMENEPPISESDDGYSIHNAPLQMHTLPESIPSSPASSQFSVCSEDQEAIQAQKIWKKAIMLVWRAAANHRYANVFLQPVTDDIAPGYHSIVHRPMDLSTIKKNIENGLIRTTAEFQRDIMLMFQNAVMYNSSDHDVYHMAVEMQRDVLEQIQQFLATQLIMQTSESGISAKSLRGRDSTRKQDSSDKDGGTRGRRCAIEADMKMKK, from the exons ATGGCAACCGGAGTGGGTA agCACAAGCTGACGAGCACGGGTCCGACAGAGCCATGGTCCATCAGAGAAAAGCTGTGCCTAGCCTCGTCGGTAATGAGGAGTGGAGACCAGAACTG GGTTTCGGTTAGCAGAGCCATCAAACCGTTTGCAGAGCCAGGCAGGCCTCCAGACTGGTTCTCACAGAAG CATTGTGCATCCCAGTATTCTGAGCTCCTAGAAACAACGGAGACCCCAAA GCGGAAGCGTGGTGAGAAAGGAGAGGTTGTGGAGACTGTGGAGGACGTGATCGTTCGGAAACTGACAGCAGAGAGGATTGAAGAGCTGAAGAAACTGATTAAAGAGACTCAGGAAAAACACAG GAAACTGAAGAAAGAAGCAGAGCTGATTCAACTTGGTCATCTGGACAACAAAGTAGAAGAAATCTGGAATGACATTGTCAC GAAGAAGCAGCAGGATGAGGAAGAGGCTGAGATGAAGAAGGCGGCGACTGATGCTGCATACCAGG TCCGACAGGCTGCCAAGAACACCCCAAAGAGACTGCCAAGCGTGACGGTGCGTTCACCAATGGGATCCAACTCTCCTGGAATGGACTACCCCATGGCTGACACCCCTCAGCCAGCCGCAGACGAGGGCAACGCCAGT GTAGCTCCAGGAGCTCCAGCGGTCCCTGCAGCTGCCCCAATCTTCATGCCCGCCCCAGAGACTCCCGCCCCCCCCAGCACAGCCCCCGCAAACCTGGAGGCCAACCTGAGCTCTCTGATGGAGGACTCGCCCCAAAAAAAACATCTGGGGCAGAAggccaccccacccccctccccactGCTGTCTGAGCTGCTGAAGAAAGGCAGCCTCCTGCCTACTAGCCCCCGCCTG GTCGGTGAGACAGAGGTGCAGATGTCTGCAGGTCACAGTGCCAATGCAGGTGTGCACATGGAGCTGGGTGGCATGGTTCCAGGTGTGCACAGTGCAGAGGTACAGATGGCCCCTACAGCCATCCCTGCATCGCCTGCAGCCACAG GGGCCCCCACGCTCTCCCGGCTTTTAGAGGCAGGCCCTGTGCAGTTCACCTCGTCTCTCGCTTCCTTCTCCTCTGTCAGCAGCGAGCCTGCCTGTGCCGTCGCTAAACCTACCGCACAGCTGCCTCTGCCAGCACAGCCCTCCTCAGAGCCTGCCTGCCAGCCTCCCGCCACGGAGCCCCCGCCCACAG CTAGTGAGGCTGCTGTGAAGCCGGCCTTGGAGAGCTCCAGTGAGCAGGCTGTGCTGGCGGAGACCCCCTCCTTAGTGCCAAGTGCTCTGAGCAGCGAGTGTGTGCCCTGCCCTGCTGTCAGGGGTACGGCCGGGGAGCCGAAGGGGGACCTGGGGGTGGACGAGGACCTGGTTGCCGTGTCCTACATGGGGGACGAGCTGGACCTCGAGACCGTGGGAGACATTATTGCCATCATCGAAGAGAAG GTGGATGATAACTCTGAGGCTCTGGATGCAGCAGCGGTGGAGGCAGCCCTGTCTCTGTGCGAGGAAGCCGCTGATTCACAGGCGCTGTCTGGGCCCTGGGAGCAGCCCTTCAAGCCAGAGCAGGACAGGCTACAGCTGCCAGAGAGCACCGCAACACCCCCTCAGGACTGTGTGAAGAATAGCAAAACCCCGGTCACTGAAAGTGTGGAGATAAAGAAGGAGATGATTGAGGAGGAGCTAGGGAGAGAGAGCAGCGTCCCCATCACAGTCCCTGACCCCCACCCAACATCCCAGAACTCTGAGTCTCCTGCAACCACTGCACCAGAGTTCACCATCAAAACTGAGCCCGGTTTCAGTGCTGTAGAGAATGGATTGGACATGACGGCAAGGTCCGAG GCCTCCCCAGTTGCCCATTCCTCCCCATCGAACATCAAGTGTGAGAGCGAGGAGTCGTCTCAGCAGGACTGCCCAG ATTCAATACAAGATGAGAATGGACCATCTTGTAAAGCACACCTTAAG GACCTGACGGAGGAGGATGGCTGCAGTGAGGAGGCCAGTGTGGACGAGCCTAAGGAGGAGGAGTCTGGAGAGGCGTACTTGTCTGAAATGGAGAACGAGCCACCAATCAGCGAGAGCGATGACGGCTACAGCATCCACAATGCACCGCTGCAGATGCACACACTACCCGAGTCCATCCCCAGCAGCCCCGCCTCATCACAGTT CTCAGTGTGCAGTGAGGACCAGGAAGCTATTCAGGCCCAGAAGATCTGGAAGAAGGCCATCATGCTGGTGTGGAGAGCGGCTGCTAATCATAG atATGCAAATGTATTCCTGCAGCCTGTAACAGATGACATTGCCCCAGGATATCACAGCATAGTGCACAG GCCGATGGATCTCTCCACCATCAAGAAGAACATTGAGAACGGTCTGATACGTACCACAGCAGAGTTCCAGAGAGACATCATGTTGATGTTCCAGAATGCCGTGATGTACAACAGTTCCGATCACGACGTCTACCACATGGCTGTGGAGATGCAGAGAGACGTCCTGGAACAGATACAG CAATTTCTGGCAACCCAGCTGATCATGCAGACGTCTGAGTCTGGCATCAGCGCGAAGAGCCTGCGAGGGAGAGACTCCACCCGCAAACAGGACTCCTCGGACAAG GACGGCGGGACAAGGGGTCGCCGGTGTGCAATTGAAGCAGACATGAAAATGAAGAAATGA